Proteins encoded by one window of Moorella humiferrea:
- a CDS encoding AzlC family ABC transporter permease, which yields MQPQDEIVPRNVTVAPLMWQGVRAAMPIVLGYLPLGFAYGVLAREAGFNLWETVLMSVLLYAGSGQFIAVSMFSSGMAAAAIIFTVFLVNLRHLLFSASLVPHLRRFRPGALALLAAEITDETFAVAINHYSDHEASLPYHFSLNLAAHFSWVLASLLGGLAGNLMGDPARFGFNFALPAMFIILLVMQLKDKKTLIVAALAALFSVVFALLWPGSWNIILATVIAATLGVFLEPWTSKF from the coding sequence ATGCAACCTCAGGATGAAATTGTGCCCCGCAATGTGACGGTTGCCCCCCTTATGTGGCAGGGTGTCCGGGCGGCCATGCCCATCGTCCTCGGCTATTTACCCCTGGGCTTTGCCTACGGTGTCCTCGCACGGGAAGCAGGCTTTAACCTCTGGGAAACAGTACTCATGTCGGTGCTGCTCTATGCCGGCTCCGGTCAGTTTATTGCCGTGAGCATGTTTAGTAGCGGCATGGCAGCGGCCGCCATTATTTTCACCGTTTTCCTGGTAAACTTACGCCACCTGCTTTTCAGCGCCTCCCTGGTACCTCATTTGCGGCGTTTTCGGCCGGGAGCCCTGGCCCTGCTGGCAGCGGAAATCACCGATGAGACCTTTGCCGTGGCCATCAATCACTACAGCGACCACGAGGCCAGTCTTCCCTATCATTTCAGCCTCAACCTGGCGGCCCATTTTTCCTGGGTGCTAGCCTCGCTGTTGGGCGGGCTGGCTGGTAATTTGATGGGGGACCCGGCCCGCTTCGGCTTCAATTTTGCCCTGCCGGCCATGTTCATCATCCTGCTTGTCATGCAGTTAAAGGATAAAAAGACCCTCATAGTTGCTGCCCTGGCGGCCTTATTTTCGGTAGTTTTTGCCCTCCTCTGGCCCGGCAGCTGGAATATCATCCTGGCAACGGTTATAGCCGCCACTCTAGGAGTGTTTTTAGAGCCATGGACAAGCAAATTTTAA
- a CDS encoding AzlD domain-containing protein: MDKQILIIILGTAVVTYLPRMLPLVVLSRVRLPEVFLRWLSYVPAAVLAALLAPGLLLPDGKLSLAANPYLLAAIPTGFVALKTRSMALTILTGMVAMVLIQR; encoded by the coding sequence ATGGACAAGCAAATTTTAATTATTATCCTCGGTACCGCCGTGGTAACCTATTTGCCCCGGATGCTTCCCCTGGTAGTCTTAAGCCGGGTCCGGTTACCGGAGGTTTTTTTACGCTGGTTGAGCTATGTTCCGGCGGCGGTCCTGGCTGCCCTGCTGGCGCCGGGACTGCTGTTACCCGATGGCAAGTTGTCGTTAGCTGCCAACCCCTACCTGCTGGCGGCCATCCCCACGGGGTTCGTAGCCCTGAAGACCCGCAGCATGGCTCTGACCATTTTGACCGGTATGGTAGCTATGGTCCTGATACAGCGCTGA
- a CDS encoding molybdopterin oxidoreductase family protein yields the protein MATYHSVCPLDCPDTCGLLIEVNDGRVTKVSGDPEHPYTRGYTCAKMRHYPELIHSPERVLTPLKRSGPKGSGLFTPISWAEALETIARRWQEIIATYGAEAILPYSYAGVMGLLQRNAGHAFFHRLGASELQRTICSPAAEAGWQQVLGYTWGSDPETVVNADLVIIWGMNPASTSIHFLSLVQQARQKGARLIVIDAYRTRTAAVADEVILVRPGSDAALALGVMHVLVAAGLVDSGYISTHVSGYEELRAKVLPDYPPEKVAALTGVPPATIINLARAYGRARAPFIRIGYGLSRHRQGGMAVRLIASLPALVGAYGKPGGGALQSSGTGSAVKLDVLTRPDLRQRPVRAINMVRLGRALTEALEPPVMSLYVYHGNPATVAPDQNRVLAGLRREDLFTVVHERFLTDTALYADIILPATFFIEQEDLYRSYGHYYLQRSPAILPPPGQAKSNWQTFCLLAQALGFSEDIFRHSEREMVELLIQEIPLEQGDRKALAAGRAVKLKPPQGFVTLSGKIELMAAGAKLPGYEPPGDHELNRLYPFHLLTAPAHFALNSNFGQLSSLREREGGPQILVNPDDCRKKGLVDGTLAEVYNQRGSCLLKVRASSDVPPGVAVAPGVWWCRHSPGGRDINSVIGDDLTDLGGGSTFYDHRVDIRPL from the coding sequence ATGGCTACCTATCATTCCGTTTGTCCCCTCGACTGCCCCGATACTTGTGGCTTGCTCATTGAAGTAAATGACGGCCGGGTGACTAAAGTCAGCGGCGACCCGGAGCACCCTTACACGAGGGGATATACTTGCGCCAAAATGCGCCATTATCCAGAGCTAATTCACTCCCCGGAACGGGTCCTGACACCTTTAAAGCGGAGCGGCCCTAAGGGAAGCGGCCTTTTTACGCCCATTTCCTGGGCGGAAGCCCTGGAAACCATCGCCAGGCGCTGGCAGGAAATTATAGCTACCTATGGCGCCGAAGCCATTCTCCCTTATTCCTATGCCGGCGTCATGGGATTGCTCCAGCGCAATGCCGGCCATGCCTTTTTCCACCGTCTGGGAGCTTCCGAACTCCAGCGGACTATCTGCTCACCAGCCGCCGAGGCCGGCTGGCAGCAAGTTCTAGGCTACACCTGGGGTAGCGATCCGGAGACGGTTGTTAACGCGGACCTGGTAATCATTTGGGGCATGAATCCGGCCTCTACCAGCATCCATTTCCTCTCCTTGGTGCAGCAGGCCCGGCAGAAGGGCGCCCGGTTGATTGTTATCGATGCTTACCGTACCCGGACGGCTGCCGTGGCCGATGAGGTCATCCTGGTTCGACCGGGCAGCGATGCCGCCCTGGCTCTGGGCGTCATGCACGTGCTGGTGGCGGCAGGACTGGTCGATAGCGGCTATATATCCACCCACGTTTCCGGCTATGAGGAACTTCGCGCTAAAGTCCTGCCCGATTATCCTCCGGAAAAGGTGGCCGCCCTCACCGGTGTGCCGCCCGCAACGATTATCAACCTGGCCCGGGCCTACGGCCGGGCCAGGGCGCCCTTTATCCGCATCGGCTACGGCTTGTCCCGTCACCGCCAGGGCGGTATGGCCGTCCGGCTCATTGCCTCCCTGCCGGCCCTGGTGGGAGCCTATGGCAAGCCTGGGGGCGGTGCCCTGCAGAGTTCCGGCACCGGCAGCGCTGTCAAGCTGGATGTCCTGACCCGGCCGGACCTGCGGCAGCGGCCGGTGCGGGCGATAAATATGGTCCGGTTGGGCCGGGCTTTAACAGAGGCGCTGGAGCCACCGGTGATGAGCCTTTACGTCTATCACGGCAATCCAGCCACAGTGGCACCCGACCAGAACCGCGTGCTGGCGGGTTTAAGGCGGGAGGATCTCTTTACCGTGGTCCACGAGCGCTTCCTGACGGATACGGCCCTCTACGCCGACATCATCCTGCCGGCGACCTTTTTTATAGAACAGGAAGATCTCTACCGCAGCTACGGCCACTATTACCTCCAGCGCAGCCCGGCGATACTACCACCCCCGGGACAGGCGAAGAGCAACTGGCAGACCTTTTGCCTCTTGGCCCAAGCCCTGGGTTTTAGCGAAGATATTTTCCGGCATTCCGAGAGGGAAATGGTCGAGCTTTTAATCCAGGAGATTCCCCTGGAGCAGGGAGACAGGAAAGCCCTGGCCGCCGGCAGGGCTGTAAAATTAAAACCGCCCCAGGGATTTGTCACCCTTTCCGGGAAAATCGAACTTATGGCTGCCGGGGCCAAACTACCCGGATACGAGCCGCCGGGCGATCATGAGCTGAACAGACTTTATCCTTTCCATCTCCTCACGGCCCCGGCTCATTTTGCCCTCAACTCCAATTTCGGACAGTTATCTTCCCTGCGGGAACGGGAAGGGGGCCCTCAGATCCTCGTCAACCCCGATGACTGCCGTAAAAAGGGCCTGGTGGATGGCACCCTGGCTGAGGTTTACAACCAGCGCGGCTCCTGCCTCCTCAAAGTGCGGGCCAGCAGCGACGTTCCTCCGGGTGTCGCCGTGGCTCCCGGAGTCTGGTGGTGCCGGCATTCCCCCGGCGGACGCGACATTAACAGCGTTATTGGCGACGATTTAACCGACCTGGGTGGAGGCAGCACCTTTTACGACCACCGGGTTGATATCCGGCCGTTATAA
- a CDS encoding c-type cytochrome, producing MRVARLYLAAIMVFLAIFTAAIYFSIRPVLEETWPQEAIAGKKIWQENGCVECHALLGNGGYAGADLTRITATTGREELVTFLTQPPVMRPARRQRHPALAREEAERLLDYLEQVSKIDTRGWPPPPFTRINPAQGE from the coding sequence ATGCGGGTAGCTCGGCTTTACCTGGCAGCCATAATGGTATTCCTGGCGATTTTTACGGCAGCCATCTATTTTTCCATCCGCCCGGTCCTTGAAGAAACCTGGCCCCAGGAAGCCATTGCCGGGAAGAAAATATGGCAGGAGAATGGTTGCGTTGAATGTCACGCCCTCCTGGGTAACGGGGGTTATGCCGGCGCCGACCTGACCAGGATTACCGCTACTACCGGTCGCGAAGAATTGGTAACCTTCCTGACCCAGCCGCCGGTTATGCGCCCGGCCAGACGGCAGCGTCACCCGGCCCTGGCCCGGGAGGAAGCAGAAAGGTTACTCGACTACCTGGAGCAGGTTAGTAAAATTGACACCCGTGGCTGGCCGCCCCCTCCCTTTACCCGCATTAATCCTGCCCAAGGGGAGTAG
- a CDS encoding cbb3-type cytochrome c oxidase subunit I, giving the protein MLVLLKMIKKLFFPRRRQEKTPVQDSPSQKAAYTYALATFLFLGLQGILATAGSLHLIFPDLPAPLNFASGRAMHLNLSIFWPLLGTMGGVYYFLVEATDRELFSIRLARWGFWYLLGTGMATLGFLAFGKTDGREYLEAPYFLKIALLTGLLAFTFNLLATAIKNRLLVQPEVVVILSGALLAPLLYLPTIFFVTHPTVDDVLRFLVIHLWEEGSLELLATTIGAALLASLKVAGRQKVKRLLLWEAGLVLTSGFIATGHHYYWIGTPDFWKVIGSVASGLQVVPVVLLALTAWQTTANRPRNFTPNLALYFFYASVFWNVVGAGLLGFLLAIPPLNRYAHGTYFTSAHAHMALFGFFGFLVLASSYYILTRRRRLSPTHVKRIKLSLVLLNSGLALMAACLVIAGFLQTYLWRGLGMDFTQVHLLLLPYLLLRTGGGAIFAAGGFLLAWEMVSLMLKPWMALLKPGKEP; this is encoded by the coding sequence TTGCTGGTACTCCTTAAAATGATAAAAAAATTATTTTTTCCTCGCCGGCGTCAGGAAAAAACACCCGTACAAGACAGCCCTTCCCAAAAAGCTGCATATACCTATGCCCTGGCCACCTTTCTTTTTCTGGGCTTGCAGGGTATTCTGGCTACCGCCGGGTCCCTGCACCTTATCTTTCCTGATTTACCGGCCCCCCTTAACTTTGCCAGCGGGCGAGCCATGCACCTCAACTTAAGCATTTTCTGGCCTCTTCTGGGCACCATGGGCGGGGTTTATTACTTCCTCGTCGAGGCAACAGACCGGGAGCTTTTCAGTATCAGGCTGGCCCGATGGGGCTTCTGGTATCTCCTTGGCACCGGCATGGCCACCCTGGGTTTCCTGGCCTTTGGTAAGACTGACGGGAGGGAGTACCTGGAGGCTCCTTACTTTTTAAAAATCGCCCTTTTAACTGGCTTGCTGGCCTTTACCTTCAACCTGCTGGCTACGGCCATCAAGAACCGCCTCCTGGTCCAGCCGGAGGTAGTAGTTATTTTAAGTGGTGCCCTCCTTGCTCCTTTGCTCTACCTGCCGACTATATTCTTTGTCACCCACCCCACCGTTGATGACGTTTTGCGTTTCCTGGTCATACATCTATGGGAAGAAGGGAGCCTGGAGCTGCTAGCCACGACCATCGGTGCCGCCCTCCTGGCTTCCCTCAAAGTTGCCGGCAGGCAAAAAGTAAAGCGCCTGCTCCTCTGGGAAGCAGGGCTGGTCCTTACTTCCGGTTTTATAGCTACCGGGCATCATTACTACTGGATCGGCACTCCGGATTTCTGGAAAGTAATTGGCAGTGTTGCCAGCGGCCTGCAGGTAGTGCCCGTAGTGCTCCTAGCTTTGACAGCCTGGCAGACTACGGCTAACCGTCCCCGTAACTTCACCCCCAACCTGGCCCTTTATTTCTTTTATGCCAGCGTATTCTGGAATGTAGTTGGAGCCGGACTTTTGGGTTTCCTCCTGGCCATCCCGCCCTTGAACCGCTACGCCCATGGCACTTACTTTACCTCGGCCCATGCCCACATGGCCCTCTTTGGCTTTTTCGGCTTCCTGGTACTGGCCAGCAGCTACTATATCCTGACCCGCCGGCGCAGGCTAAGCCCTACCCATGTCAAGCGTATCAAATTAAGCCTTGTCCTGCTCAATTCAGGTCTGGCCCTGATGGCTGCCTGCCTGGTAATCGCCGGTTTTCTCCAAACCTACCTCTGGCGGGGGCTGGGTATGGATTTCACCCAGGTTCATCTCTTACTGCTCCCTTACCTTTTACTCCGGACCGGTGGGGGAGCCATCTTTGCTGCCGGCGGTTTTTTACTGGCCTGGGAGATGGTTTCCCTGATGCTTAAGCCTTGGATGGCTTTACTAAAGCCGGGGAAAGAGCCTTGA
- the hemL gene encoding glutamate-1-semialdehyde 2,1-aminomutase yields the protein MPGGVNSPVRAFKAVGLTPPFIQRGEGAYLYDIDGNRYIDYVASWGPLILGHRHPKVMAALENTLHNIGTSFGAPTELENELAREIIAAVPSIEMVRLVNSGTEATMSAIRLARGYTGREKVVKFAGCYHGHADYFLIQAGSGALTFGVPDSPGVPAATAANTIVVPYNNLDAVEAVFKQAGEEIAAVIVEPVAGNMGCVPPQPGFLEGLRAITKHYGSLLIFDEVMTGFRVAYGGAQSRFGVRPDLTCLGKIIGGGLPVGAYGGRREIMARVAPVGPVYQAGTLSGNPLAVSAGLATLKVLKEPGVYERLESLSARLEKGLKEAAGEAGVPVTFNRVGAMFTAFFTPGPVTDYTTATASDTKTFAAYFQAMLRRGIYLAPSQFEAAFMSLAHTEADIDRTIEAAREAFREIAAK from the coding sequence ATGCCCGGCGGCGTAAACAGCCCCGTCCGCGCCTTTAAAGCCGTCGGGCTGACGCCGCCCTTTATCCAGCGAGGCGAAGGAGCTTATCTCTATGACATTGACGGTAACCGGTATATCGACTATGTGGCCTCCTGGGGACCACTCATCCTGGGACACCGCCACCCGAAGGTTATGGCCGCCCTGGAGAACACCTTACATAATATAGGGACCAGCTTTGGCGCTCCTACCGAACTGGAAAATGAACTGGCCAGAGAAATCATCGCCGCCGTTCCTTCCATCGAGATGGTGCGCCTGGTCAATTCGGGTACGGAGGCGACCATGAGCGCCATCCGCCTGGCCCGCGGTTATACCGGCCGGGAGAAAGTCGTTAAATTTGCTGGTTGTTACCACGGCCATGCCGATTACTTTTTGATCCAGGCCGGCTCCGGGGCCCTGACCTTCGGCGTCCCCGACAGCCCCGGCGTCCCCGCCGCCACAGCCGCCAATACCATCGTTGTCCCGTATAACAATCTGGATGCCGTGGAGGCTGTCTTTAAACAGGCTGGTGAAGAGATTGCCGCCGTCATTGTCGAACCTGTGGCCGGCAATATGGGCTGTGTCCCGCCGCAACCGGGGTTCCTGGAGGGCCTGCGGGCCATAACAAAACACTATGGAAGCCTGTTAATTTTTGATGAAGTCATGACCGGTTTCCGGGTAGCCTACGGCGGTGCCCAGAGCCGCTTTGGCGTCCGGCCTGACCTTACCTGCCTGGGTAAAATCATCGGCGGCGGCCTGCCGGTAGGAGCATACGGTGGCCGGCGGGAGATTATGGCCAGGGTAGCTCCAGTGGGGCCGGTCTACCAGGCCGGGACCCTGTCCGGCAACCCCCTGGCCGTCAGCGCCGGCCTGGCAACTTTGAAGGTCCTCAAGGAACCCGGGGTCTATGAGCGCCTGGAAAGCCTCTCGGCCCGCCTGGAAAAGGGCCTCAAGGAAGCTGCCGGTGAGGCCGGCGTACCCGTTACCTTTAACCGGGTGGGAGCCATGTTCACCGCCTTCTTTACCCCCGGCCCGGTAACCGATTATACTACGGCCACGGCCAGCGACACAAAGACCTTTGCCGCCTACTTCCAGGCCATGTTGCGCCGGGGCATATACCTGGCGCCGTCCCAGTTTGAAGCCGCCTTCATGTCCCTGGCCCACACGGAAGCCGATATTGACCGGACCATAGAAGCCGCCCGGGAAGCCTTTCGGGAGATCGCGGCCAAGTAA
- a CDS encoding siroheme decarboxylase subunit beta — protein MSRPLTPLEIELVRMLQGDIPLVSRPFLPVAQKLGISEKEVLGHIQRLQREGIIRRFGAALRHREAGITANAMIVWQLPREKLAAAGEKLASFPEVTHCYQRRPHPQWPYNLYAVVHCRTREACRTLAARLAAAIGCNNYRLLFSTDELKKESMRYFIQGTFEDESWQGGEKR, from the coding sequence TTGTCGCGTCCCTTAACTCCTCTGGAAATAGAGCTGGTACGCATGCTGCAGGGAGACATCCCTCTGGTTTCCCGTCCTTTCCTACCTGTGGCGCAAAAATTGGGCATCAGCGAGAAGGAAGTTCTGGGTCATATACAACGCCTGCAAAGGGAGGGCATCATTCGTCGTTTTGGCGCCGCCCTGCGCCACCGTGAAGCCGGAATTACTGCTAATGCCATGATAGTCTGGCAGCTGCCCCGGGAAAAATTGGCCGCGGCCGGAGAAAAACTGGCTTCCTTTCCTGAAGTAACCCATTGTTACCAGCGTCGACCCCATCCCCAGTGGCCCTACAACCTGTATGCCGTGGTTCATTGCCGTACCCGGGAAGCCTGCCGTACGCTGGCGGCCCGTCTGGCTGCGGCCATAGGCTGCAACAATTATCGTTTACTTTTCAGCACCGACGAATTGAAAAAAGAAAGTATGCGTTATTTTATCCAAGGAACCTTTGAGGACGAAAGTTGGCAAGGAGGGGAAAAACGGTGA
- a CDS encoding siroheme decarboxylase subunit alpha, producing MDSLDRRLLNMIQEDFPLTEEPYAEIGRRLGLTEKEVLERLTRLKKRGIIRRIGAVFDLRQLGYTSTLCAMQVPAERLNEVAAVVNGFLGVTHNYLREDTYNMWFTLIGPSRKYLEEVMASIEARTGLAVMELPAEKSYKIRVKFNMDEGSS from the coding sequence TTGGACAGTCTTGACCGTCGTTTGCTAAACATGATTCAGGAAGATTTCCCTTTAACAGAAGAACCTTATGCCGAAATCGGGCGCCGACTGGGGTTGACGGAAAAGGAAGTTCTAGAGCGCCTGACAAGGCTTAAAAAACGCGGTATAATTCGCCGCATCGGCGCCGTGTTTGATCTGCGGCAGTTAGGGTACACCAGCACCCTATGTGCTATGCAGGTCCCGGCCGAACGTCTGAACGAAGTGGCGGCTGTAGTTAACGGCTTCCTCGGTGTAACCCACAACTATCTGCGGGAAGATACCTACAACATGTGGTTTACCTTGATCGGGCCCAGCCGAAAATATCTAGAGGAAGTAATGGCCAGTATTGAAGCCAGAACCGGCCTTGCGGTAATGGAACTTCCTGCGGAAAAATCGTATAAAATTCGGGTAAAATTTAATATGGATGAAGGGAGTTCCTAA
- the nirJ2 gene encoding putative heme d1 biosynthesis radical SAM protein NirJ2, which translates to MLLSWNTTNQCNLYCDHCYRDAGAKVEDELKTDEAKNLIDEAFAAGFRIMIFSGGEPLLRPDLLELIAYASQRGLRPVVGSNGTLLTPELARELKRAGALAVGISLDSLEPVRHDRLRRKEGAWEQAVAGMQACLTVGLPFQVHTTVFDWNQDELEKITDLAVEIGARAHHFFFLVPTGRAANIEEETLRSEAYENTLKRILEKQRQVNIELKPTCAPHFMRIAKEAGVALRYSRGCLAGIAYCIISPRGDVQPCAYLNIPVGNVREKPFSRIWQESEVFRTLRTQNYGGSCGRCGYKKICGGCRARAWYYYGDYMAEEPWCLHQERKGMHFGQS; encoded by the coding sequence ATGCTGTTGTCATGGAATACTACCAACCAATGCAACCTTTACTGTGACCACTGCTACCGGGATGCCGGTGCCAAGGTGGAAGATGAACTGAAAACGGACGAAGCAAAAAATTTAATCGATGAAGCTTTTGCAGCTGGCTTCCGGATTATGATCTTCAGCGGCGGCGAACCCCTTTTAAGACCCGATCTATTGGAGTTAATCGCCTACGCCTCCCAGCGAGGTTTAAGGCCGGTAGTGGGAAGCAATGGCACCCTCCTCACCCCAGAGCTGGCCCGGGAATTAAAGAGAGCCGGTGCCCTGGCCGTAGGCATATCCCTGGACAGCCTTGAACCCGTACGTCACGACCGACTGCGACGGAAGGAAGGTGCGTGGGAACAGGCTGTAGCCGGCATGCAGGCCTGCCTGACGGTAGGTTTGCCCTTTCAGGTGCATACCACCGTGTTTGACTGGAATCAGGACGAACTGGAAAAGATAACCGATCTGGCAGTTGAAATAGGCGCCAGGGCCCATCACTTTTTCTTCCTCGTACCTACCGGCCGGGCAGCGAATATCGAAGAAGAAACTTTGAGGTCCGAAGCCTATGAGAACACTTTAAAACGAATATTAGAGAAACAACGTCAGGTAAATATAGAGTTAAAACCAACCTGTGCTCCTCACTTCATGCGTATTGCCAAAGAAGCGGGAGTCGCGCTGCGATACAGCCGCGGCTGTCTGGCGGGAATAGCCTATTGTATTATCAGTCCCAGGGGAGATGTCCAGCCCTGCGCCTACCTCAACATCCCGGTGGGTAATGTAAGGGAAAAACCCTTTAGCCGTATTTGGCAGGAAAGCGAGGTTTTCCGTACCCTGCGTACCCAGAACTACGGCGGAAGCTGTGGACGTTGCGGGTATAAAAAAATTTGCGGCGGCTGCCGCGCCCGCGCCTGGTACTACTACGGTGACTATATGGCCGAGGAACCCTGGTGCCTCCATCAGGAGCGAAAGGGGATGCATTTTGGACAGTCTTGA
- the hemB gene encoding porphobilinogen synthase gives MTGFPVRRPRRLRQNEILRAMVRETEINIRDLIYPFFVIHGKGIKNPVPSMPGVYQLSIDNLVKEAAGVVAAGIPAVILFGIPAEKDEVASGAYDPKGIVQEAVRALKRFYPQLLVITDVCLCEYTSHGHCGLVDDGQILNDPTLDIIARTALSHVEAGADIVAPSDMMDGRVGAIRRLLDKEGFTNTPIMAYAAKYASAFYGPFREAAASAPQFGDRRSYQMDPANSDEALREVELDLQEGADIIMVKPALPYLDIIRRVKDTFNAPLAAYQVSGEYAMLKAAAANGWLDEEKTVLETLTAIKRAGADLIITYYALDVARWLK, from the coding sequence ATGACAGGTTTTCCCGTGCGCCGGCCAAGGCGTCTGCGGCAAAATGAAATCCTGCGAGCCATGGTCCGGGAAACAGAAATAAATATAAGGGATCTTATATATCCCTTTTTCGTAATCCACGGTAAGGGTATAAAAAATCCGGTGCCCTCCATGCCCGGCGTTTACCAGCTTTCCATCGACAATTTGGTTAAAGAAGCGGCAGGGGTTGTTGCTGCGGGCATTCCGGCCGTCATTCTTTTCGGCATCCCGGCAGAAAAAGATGAAGTTGCTTCCGGAGCTTATGACCCCAAAGGCATTGTACAGGAAGCCGTGCGAGCTTTAAAGAGATTCTACCCGCAGCTTTTAGTAATAACCGACGTCTGCCTGTGTGAATACACCAGCCACGGCCACTGCGGCCTGGTGGACGATGGCCAGATCTTAAACGATCCTACTTTGGACATCATCGCCAGAACGGCATTATCCCATGTAGAAGCCGGTGCCGATATCGTCGCTCCTTCGGACATGATGGACGGCCGGGTGGGCGCCATACGCAGGCTCCTGGATAAGGAAGGTTTTACTAATACGCCCATCATGGCTTATGCAGCCAAATACGCTTCTGCTTTTTACGGGCCCTTCCGGGAAGCTGCCGCTTCGGCGCCCCAGTTTGGCGACCGCCGCAGTTATCAGATGGACCCGGCCAACAGCGATGAGGCCCTGCGGGAAGTCGAGCTGGACCTCCAGGAAGGGGCCGATATCATAATGGTTAAACCTGCTCTTCCCTACCTTGATATCATCCGCCGCGTTAAAGATACCTTCAATGCTCCTTTGGCGGCATATCAGGTTAGCGGCGAATACGCCATGCTCAAAGCTGCCGCCGCCAATGGCTGGCTGGACGAAGAAAAAACGGTGCTGGAAACCTTAACGGCCATTAAAAGGGCCGGAGCCGACCTTATTATTACCTATTATGCCCTGGATGTGGCAAGGTGGCTAAAATGA
- a CDS encoding radical SAM/SPASM domain-containing protein, whose amino-acid sequence MISLTKLLFNDDYFGDSLRYSREVSGATAGARRGAGPVVVWNCTRACNLRCRHCYATAGSPAGEEEMDTRTARDFLEQLAAFHVPVLLLSGGEPLVRPDIFDLMNDAVQKGLRVTLSTNGTLIDRGTARDLKRIGISYVGISVDGAEEKHDAFRGQKGAFAAALEGIRNCLAVGQRVGLRFTLSRNNIDQLEEIFYLIREEKIPRACFYHLVYSGRGSELAEEDLTHAESRAAMDMLIEGTKRLKEQGREVEILTVDNHADGIYLYLHLRSRDPERAAAVLELLRLNGGNRSGIAIGAVDWAGNVHPDQFTLNHTLGNVRKRPFGEIWTDLNNPLLRGLRNRKPLLKGRCRTCAWLDLCNGNCRARAESLTGDFWEADPACYLTDAEIAAE is encoded by the coding sequence GTGATAAGCCTGACAAAACTTCTTTTCAATGACGATTACTTTGGCGATTCTTTGCGCTACAGCAGGGAGGTTTCCGGCGCCACAGCCGGCGCACGCCGGGGCGCCGGTCCGGTGGTAGTATGGAACTGTACCCGCGCCTGCAATTTGAGGTGCCGCCACTGTTATGCCACCGCCGGTTCCCCGGCGGGTGAGGAAGAAATGGATACCAGGACGGCCCGGGATTTCCTTGAGCAACTGGCGGCTTTCCACGTCCCTGTACTCCTCTTATCCGGAGGAGAACCCCTGGTAAGACCGGATATTTTCGATTTAATGAACGATGCCGTACAAAAAGGCCTGCGCGTAACCCTTTCTACCAACGGTACCCTTATTGACCGCGGTACAGCCCGTGATTTAAAAAGGATAGGCATAAGCTATGTAGGCATCAGTGTGGACGGGGCGGAAGAAAAACATGACGCCTTCCGGGGACAAAAAGGAGCCTTTGCGGCTGCCCTGGAAGGCATCCGTAATTGCTTGGCTGTGGGCCAACGGGTGGGGTTACGGTTTACCTTGAGCCGCAACAATATCGATCAGTTGGAGGAAATCTTCTATCTTATCCGGGAAGAAAAAATTCCCCGGGCTTGTTTCTATCACCTGGTTTATAGCGGCCGGGGCAGCGAACTTGCCGAGGAAGATTTGACCCACGCCGAAAGCAGGGCGGCAATGGATATGCTCATAGAAGGAACTAAAAGACTGAAGGAACAGGGACGGGAAGTGGAGATTTTAACCGTAGACAACCATGCCGACGGTATATATCTTTACCTGCACCTGCGCAGCCGCGATCCGGAACGGGCGGCGGCAGTTCTGGAATTGTTGCGCCTTAACGGCGGTAACCGCAGCGGGATCGCCATCGGCGCCGTAGATTGGGCCGGCAACGTCCATCCCGATCAGTTTACCCTTAATCACACCCTGGGTAACGTTCGGAAACGTCCCTTTGGAGAAATCTGGACTGATTTGAATAACCCATTATTACGAGGTTTAAGGAATCGCAAGCCCCTCCTTAAAGGACGTTGCCGTACCTGCGCCTGGCTGGATCTGTGTAACGGCAACTGCCGTGCCAGGGCCGAGAGTTTGACCGGCGATTTCTGGGAAGCCGATCCGGCATGTTATTTGACTGATGCAGAAATCGCCGCTGAATAA